Within Populus trichocarpa isolate Nisqually-1 chromosome 6, P.trichocarpa_v4.1, whole genome shotgun sequence, the genomic segment AccaaacctcctcctcctcctcctcgagAAACAAGCAATGACCAACCAATTGCACCACCAAAAAAAGGATTCATTTTTAAGCTCTCTCTTTTACTTATAGCCCCATACTTTTACTTGCTCTTATTTCACTACCAGATCCAACATGACCTCATCAAACCTATTCTTATCAATGCTGGTCTTAGTCTTGCTGGGTTTTTTCTCACCGTTAAGTTGATTCCTGTGGCTtctaaatatgttttgaaaaggAACTTGTTTGGCTATGATATTAACAAGAAGGGTACTCCTCAAGGGACTGTTAAAGTGTGAGCCTTTATTCTtgggtttgtgttttttttttttttttttttttatgacgtgagtttgttttagatttgttgATAGAGGGTTtggatttttgtaaatttgtgatctttatatatatatattgagaaggGGGGTTCGTCTCAGATTTCAATTTTGGttgctatattattttttgcctgttttttattcatcatcattgtttatttatttatttatttcactgGCTGATGAAGTTCTCATGagttgaaatttaattttggtattgTGATTGTCAAACTGGAGTAAAAGTTAAGAGAATGGATTATTGGCATGTTAGTTCTAAAAGATATGATACTTAGACAATGATTGTGTATCTGTCCTTGCTAATCCGCTTAATCAGATTTTTCCACTTTCATGTTTTTGGCAGGCCTGAATCATTGGGTATTGTTGTCGCTGTAGTCTTCATGGTTTTGACTATAGTATTTCAGTTTTTAAACTTCGCGCCAGATTCCAATGTAAGAATCTTTGACAATCTTCTGTTGCAATTTTTTTACACCATGCTTATATCTTTACTGCAGATTCTGTGTTTTCATGTTTCTACCTGTATATCTTTGTTTACTTCCCCAGTATTTCTTCCATTTGGTGTTTTAATTTGTGAACATGCAGTGGCTTGTTGAGTACAATGCAGCACTAGCATCAATTTGCTTCATGACTCTACTCGGATTCATAGATGATGTCCTTGATGTTCCATGGAGAGTGTGAGTATTTCTTGTTAGCGTTTTGTTAAAAAGAAGCTTGATTAGATCCTCATGGCTGTTATTGTGTTCACTAAGAGCAGCAAATTATTGCTTCCGTCAATTGCTGCCCTTCCATTGCTGATGGCATACGCTGGACATACAACTATCATTATACCAAAGCCTCTTGTTCCATATATTGGGCTCAAGGTTTTGGACCTGGGTATGTTTTTTAATTCCAATAGTGTGAGATCATtgctctcacacacacacatgctaCTTTGCTAGGATTCATCCTCATCATGAACatcaatctaattttaaaaacatactCCTAATTTCATAGTAAACTTGAGACTTTTCATCATAGAacttgaatttcatttttcagttatatgaaaagaaatagaaagcaTTGTTTGAAAGAAAGTCGATAAAGCCTTACAAGTGGCTGGAGTTATACCAGCATGTGCTTaatggttttttcattttgtttttgacaggatttatatataagatttacATGTGGTTTTTGGCAATTTTCTGCACAAATTGCATTAACATTCATGCTGGTATAAATGGCCTTGAAGCTGGTCAAACAGTTGTGATCGCATCTGCGGTAAGCATAGAGAGTTGTAGAACAACTGGATTCTGACTCTTTATGGATCTGACACAGCTTAAcaattttatagattttgatACATAACGTCATGCAAATTGGAGCATCTGCAGATCCTGAGTATCAACAGGCTCATGCATTCTCTGTGTATCTTGTCCAACCCTTACTGGCAACCTCTTTGGCTTTGCTTTCTTACAATTGGTATTAACATTTGATTCTATTTATCAAGTGATTTTCTTACTGTTCTTTCTGCGCAGCAAAGTAACatttactcttttattttttcaggtaTCCTTCTTCAGTCTTTGTTGGAGATACTTATACATACTTTGCAGGGATGACGATGGCTGTTGTTGGGATTTTAGGCCATTTTAGGTGTGTCCTGTGCCTGTTCAACGTtctgttattttatttcacaaTATATGTATGGGGAGTTTTCTAATTCATTCAAGTCATCTCCATGCATGGGTTAAAA encodes:
- the LOC7496109 gene encoding uncharacterized protein LOC7496109, with the protein product MARKRASEPTTIKTTKEAIVTSDKETKPPPPPPRETSNDQPIAPPKKGFIFKLSLLLIAPYFYLLLFHYQIQHDLIKPILINAGLSLAGFFLTVKLIPVASKYVLKRNLFGYDINKKGTPQGTVKVPESLGIVVAVVFMVLTIVFQFLNFAPDSNWLVEYNAALASICFMTLLGFIDDVLDVPWRVKLLLPSIAALPLLMAYAGHTTIIIPKPLVPYIGLKVLDLGFIYKIYMWFLAIFCTNCINIHAGINGLEAGQTVVIASAILIHNVMQIGASADPEYQQAHAFSVYLVQPLLATSLALLSYNWYPSSVFVGDTYTYFAGMTMAVVGILGHFSETLLIFFLAQVLNFLLSVPQLFGFRHCPRHRLPRFDPQTGLLTGTNDGTLVNFYLRMFGRKTENSLCVHLLLVQALGCCICFGLRYLLTGWYK